From Aeromicrobium sp. Sec7.5, the proteins below share one genomic window:
- a CDS encoding bifunctional o-acetylhomoserine/o-acetylserine sulfhydrylase produces the protein MSENWSFETKQIHAGQTADPTTGARALPIYQTTSYQFRDTQHAADLFALAEPGNIYTRIMNPTQGVVEERLAALEGGVGALLFASGQAATTGALTNVAEAGDHIVASASLYGGTDSLLRHSFPKLGITVTFVEDNNDPDAWRAAAQDNTKAFFGETIGNPKGDILDLEAISAVAKEIGVPFIVDNTVATPFLLNPFKHGVDTVVHSATKYIGGHGTTIAGVVIDAGTFDYAAHGDKFPGFTTADPSYHGLVFADALGPAAYIAKLRVQYLRNIGPALSPFNAFLIAQGLETLSLRMERHIENTRKVAEWLQGREDVSKVTWASLDGNAYKELADKYTPKGSGAVLTFELPGGVEAGKAFIDSLELFSHVANIGDVRSLAIHPASTTHSQGSPEEHAATGVTPGLVRLAVGLEGIDDILADLDAGLRAAK, from the coding sequence ATGAGCGAGAACTGGTCATTCGAGACCAAGCAGATCCACGCCGGTCAGACGGCCGATCCCACCACGGGCGCCCGGGCGCTGCCGATCTACCAGACCACCTCGTACCAGTTCCGCGACACCCAGCACGCCGCTGACCTGTTCGCGCTGGCCGAGCCCGGCAACATCTACACGCGCATCATGAACCCCACCCAGGGTGTCGTCGAGGAGCGTCTCGCGGCCCTCGAGGGCGGCGTCGGCGCGCTGCTGTTCGCCTCGGGCCAGGCCGCCACGACCGGCGCACTGACCAACGTCGCCGAGGCGGGCGACCACATCGTGGCCTCGGCCAGCCTCTACGGCGGCACCGACAGCCTGCTGCGCCACTCGTTCCCCAAGCTCGGCATCACCGTGACCTTCGTCGAGGACAACAACGACCCCGACGCCTGGCGCGCAGCTGCCCAGGACAACACCAAGGCGTTCTTCGGCGAGACGATCGGCAACCCCAAGGGCGACATCCTCGACCTCGAGGCCATCTCGGCGGTCGCCAAGGAGATCGGCGTCCCGTTCATCGTCGACAACACCGTCGCCACGCCGTTCCTGCTGAACCCCTTCAAGCACGGTGTCGACACCGTCGTGCACTCGGCCACCAAGTACATCGGCGGACACGGCACCACGATCGCCGGCGTCGTGATCGATGCCGGCACATTCGACTACGCCGCCCACGGCGACAAGTTCCCCGGGTTCACGACGGCCGACCCGAGCTACCACGGCCTCGTGTTCGCCGACGCCCTCGGACCGGCCGCGTACATCGCCAAGCTGCGCGTGCAGTACCTGCGCAACATCGGCCCGGCGCTCTCGCCGTTCAACGCGTTCCTCATCGCCCAGGGCCTCGAGACGCTGAGCCTGCGCATGGAGCGCCACATCGAGAACACCCGCAAGGTCGCCGAGTGGCTCCAGGGCCGCGAGGACGTCTCGAAGGTCACGTGGGCCTCGCTCGACGGCAACGCCTACAAGGAGCTGGCCGACAAGTACACGCCGAAGGGCTCGGGTGCCGTGCTCACCTTCGAGCTCCCCGGCGGCGTCGAGGCCGGCAAGGCGTTCATCGACTCGCTCGAGCTGTTCAGCCACGTCGCGAACATCGGCGACGTCCGCTCGCTGGCCATCCACCCGGCCAGCACGACCCACTCGCAGGGCTCGCCCGAGGAGCACGCCGCCACCGGTGTGACCCCCGGCCTGGTGCGCCTGGCCGTGGGCCTCGAGGGCATCGACGACATCCTGGCCGACCTCGACGCGGGACTGCGCGCGGCCAAGTGA
- the metX gene encoding homoserine O-acetyltransferase MetX — protein sequence MTSGTTPDLPLVTGAWREGDPVGARQFLDVGTIDLESGAQLPDVRVAYETWGTFRGDNAVLVEHALTGDAHVTGPVGPGQHSPGWWDDLVGPGRPIDTDRWFVVATNILGGCQGTTGPASIAPDGQPWGSRFPALTVRDQVTAEIAVADALGIDRWQAVIGGSAGGMRALEWAITVPDRVVRLFLLATSPWASAEQIAYSSTQQAAIVADPNFLGGDYYGAARGPVAGLALARRIAHIAYRSEPELAERFGREVQDDGRFAVTSYLEHHGTKLVKRFDANAYLVLTRAMDTHDVGRGRGGVDQALARITARTIVAGIDSDRLYPLSQQQVLAESIALSGRLEVVTSLHGHDGFLVEFDQVGALAQKLLG from the coding sequence GTGACATCAGGAACAACCCCGGATCTCCCTCTCGTCACCGGTGCGTGGCGGGAGGGAGATCCTGTCGGTGCCCGGCAGTTCCTCGACGTCGGGACGATCGACCTCGAGTCGGGCGCGCAGCTGCCGGACGTGCGGGTGGCCTACGAGACCTGGGGCACCTTCCGGGGCGACAACGCGGTGCTGGTCGAGCACGCCCTGACCGGCGACGCGCACGTGACCGGGCCGGTCGGCCCGGGTCAGCACTCCCCCGGCTGGTGGGACGACCTCGTCGGCCCCGGCAGGCCGATCGACACCGACCGCTGGTTCGTCGTGGCCACCAACATCCTCGGCGGGTGCCAGGGCACCACGGGTCCGGCGAGCATCGCGCCCGACGGGCAGCCGTGGGGCAGCCGCTTCCCGGCGCTCACGGTCCGCGACCAGGTGACGGCCGAGATCGCGGTGGCCGACGCCCTGGGCATCGACCGTTGGCAGGCCGTGATCGGCGGGTCGGCCGGAGGCATGCGGGCGCTCGAGTGGGCCATCACGGTGCCGGATCGCGTCGTGCGGCTGTTCCTGCTCGCCACCTCGCCCTGGGCCTCGGCCGAGCAGATCGCGTACTCCTCGACGCAGCAGGCGGCCATTGTCGCCGACCCGAACTTCCTCGGTGGCGACTACTACGGCGCCGCGCGCGGCCCGGTCGCCGGACTCGCGCTCGCGCGCCGCATCGCCCACATCGCCTACCGCAGCGAGCCCGAGCTCGCCGAGCGCTTCGGGCGTGAGGTCCAGGACGACGGCCGGTTCGCCGTCACGTCGTACCTCGAGCACCACGGCACCAAGCTCGTGAAGCGATTCGACGCCAACGCCTACCTCGTGCTGACGCGCGCGATGGACACCCACGACGTCGGCCGCGGTCGCGGTGGCGTCGACCAGGCCCTCGCCCGCATCACGGCCCGCACGATCGTGGCCGGCATCGACTCCGACCGCCTCTACCCGTTGAGCCAGCAGCAGGTGCTGGCCGAGTCGATCGCCCTCAGCGGCCGGCTCGAGGTCGTCACCTCCCTGCACGGGCACGACGGCTTCCTCGTCGAGTTCGACCAGGTCGGCGCTCTGGCCCAGAAGCTGTTGGGCTGA